Proteins encoded together in one Flavobacteriales bacterium window:
- a CDS encoding AMP-binding protein yields MRPELMLPQGLDAEAVIALQGRLLGEHVHRLAERSPHYQRLFHDLRLHPGDIRGVGDLHRLPFTRNTDLEGAGEAFLCVERRTVIDHVTTSGTTGKPVALLLDEPDLERLTANEHNSLVMAGVTSDDVVQLMTTLDRRFMAGLAYFLGARALGAGVVRVGPGAAALQWDSIHRFGTTTLVAVPSFLVKLIDHARAHGIDPARSTVRRALCIGEPIHDPEGGWNNLGRRIKEGWDIELLGTYASTEMATACTETREGSGHAVQPQLMLVEVLDEHDRPVAHGQAGEVVVTPFHVSAMPLLRYRTGDICVRYDGAMDGGGGGLHLGPVLGRRQQRLKVRGTTLFPAQVLDAINAMPVIPTFVVVCTTDELGGDDLEVLVDLEGDALVFLREHLRATLRVAPRMTTLPGAAIETLKWPRDSRKPHLFIDRRDKHRHQP; encoded by the coding sequence ATGCGACCCGAACTGATGCTGCCGCAGGGCCTCGATGCCGAGGCCGTCATCGCGCTACAGGGCCGGCTGCTGGGCGAGCATGTGCACCGCCTGGCCGAGCGGTCCCCGCACTACCAGCGGCTCTTCCACGATCTGCGTCTGCACCCCGGCGACATCCGCGGCGTGGGGGACCTGCACCGGCTGCCCTTCACCCGCAACACGGACCTGGAGGGGGCCGGTGAAGCGTTCCTGTGCGTGGAGCGACGCACGGTGATCGATCATGTGACCACCTCGGGCACCACCGGCAAGCCCGTGGCCCTGCTGCTGGACGAGCCCGACCTGGAGCGCCTCACGGCCAACGAGCACAACTCGCTGGTGATGGCCGGAGTGACGTCCGACGACGTGGTGCAGCTGATGACCACCCTGGACCGCCGCTTCATGGCGGGGCTGGCCTACTTCCTGGGTGCCCGTGCGCTCGGGGCGGGCGTGGTGCGTGTGGGCCCTGGGGCGGCGGCCTTGCAGTGGGACAGCATCCACCGCTTCGGCACCACCACGCTGGTGGCCGTGCCGAGCTTTCTGGTGAAGCTCATCGATCATGCACGAGCGCACGGCATCGACCCGGCCCGTAGCACGGTGCGCAGGGCGCTCTGCATCGGCGAGCCCATCCACGACCCGGAAGGTGGATGGAACAACCTGGGCCGGCGCATCAAGGAAGGCTGGGACATCGAGCTTCTGGGCACCTACGCCAGCACCGAGATGGCCACAGCCTGCACGGAAACGCGCGAGGGCAGCGGCCATGCCGTGCAGCCCCAGCTGATGCTGGTGGAGGTGCTCGATGAGCACGACCGGCCCGTGGCGCATGGCCAGGCCGGCGAGGTGGTCGTCACCCCCTTCCACGTGAGCGCCATGCCGCTGCTGCGTTACCGCACAGGTGATATCTGTGTGCGGTACGACGGGGCCATGGACGGCGGAGGTGGAGGACTGCACCTGGGCCCGGTGCTGGGCCGGCGCCAGCAGCGCCTGAAGGTGCGCGGCACCACGCTCTTCCCCGCGCAGGTGCTCGACGCCATCAACGCCATGCCGGTGATCCCTACCTTCGTCGTCGTCTGCACCACGGACGAACTGGGGGGGGACGACCTGGAGGTCCTGGTCGATCTGGAGGGTGATGCGTTGGTCTTCCTGCGCGAGCACCTGCGCGCCACGCTGCGGGTGGCGCCCCGGATGACCACCCTGCCCGGCGCGGCCATCGAGACCCTGAAGTGGCCGCGGGACAGCCGCAAGCCCCACCTGTTCATCGACCGACGCGACAAGCACCGCCACCAGCCATGA
- a CDS encoding methyltransferase domain-containing protein, whose protein sequence is MSAVEAKAAAQRIAFGPMVFQACWIMQRKGLFDALARSGTNGLTREEMARASGLSPYAVMVLTDMALTAEVLAMKDDRMVLAKTGVMLAFDDMTRVNMDFTGDVCFAGLAHLEEALVEGRPAGLKVFGDWPTVYQGLAHLPQHVRSSWFHFDHFYSDHSFPPALEIVFRDQPKVMMDVGGNTGKWALSCLRHDPNVRMMVVDLPGQLREVERNVKAAGFGDRLTTVAADMLDPTSTLPEGADAIWMSQFLDCFGEDEIVAILRKARAVMRPGMPLYIMETFIDRQRFEAAAFSLAATSLYFTATANGNSRMYRAEHFAPLVAAAGLRIAKEFDDVGQGHSIWRCELP, encoded by the coding sequence CTGAGCGCCGTGGAGGCGAAGGCCGCCGCACAGCGCATCGCCTTCGGCCCGATGGTGTTCCAGGCCTGCTGGATCATGCAGCGCAAGGGGCTGTTCGATGCCCTGGCCCGTTCCGGCACCAACGGTCTCACCCGGGAGGAGATGGCCCGGGCCTCAGGGTTATCACCCTATGCGGTGATGGTGCTGACGGACATGGCGCTCACCGCCGAGGTGCTGGCGATGAAGGACGACCGGATGGTGCTGGCCAAGACCGGCGTGATGCTGGCCTTCGACGACATGACGCGGGTGAACATGGACTTCACCGGCGACGTGTGCTTCGCCGGTCTGGCGCACCTGGAGGAGGCGCTCGTGGAGGGCCGTCCCGCCGGGCTGAAGGTCTTCGGCGATTGGCCCACGGTGTACCAAGGGCTGGCCCATCTGCCGCAGCACGTGCGCAGCAGCTGGTTCCACTTCGACCATTTCTACAGCGACCATTCGTTCCCGCCGGCCCTGGAGATCGTGTTCCGCGACCAGCCGAAGGTGATGATGGACGTGGGGGGCAACACGGGCAAGTGGGCCTTGAGCTGCCTGCGCCACGATCCGAACGTGCGGATGATGGTGGTGGACCTGCCGGGCCAGCTGCGCGAGGTGGAACGCAACGTGAAGGCGGCCGGCTTCGGCGACCGCCTCACCACGGTGGCTGCCGACATGCTGGACCCCACGAGCACGCTTCCGGAAGGGGCGGACGCCATCTGGATGAGCCAGTTCCTGGACTGCTTCGGCGAGGACGAGATCGTGGCCATCCTGCGCAAGGCCCGCGCGGTGATGCGGCCCGGCATGCCGTTGTACATCATGGAGACCTTCATCGACCGGCAGCGGTTCGAGGCGGCGGCGTTCTCGCTGGCGGCCACCTCGCTCTACTTCACCGCCACCGCGAACGGGAACAGCCGCATGTACCGCGCCGAGCATTTCGCGCCGCTGGTCGCCGCCGCTGGTCTTCGCATCGCGAAGGAATTCGATGACGTGGGCCAGGGGCACAGCATCTGGCGCTGCGAGCTGCCCTGA
- a CDS encoding NAD(P)/FAD-dependent oxidoreductase codes for MSSDRSFDVLVIGAGLGGLECAVILAREGLSVCVLEQNSQLGGSLQVFSREKRLFDTGVHYLGGLLPGQNLDRYFRYLGIRDGLKLHRMDVDGFDRITFGDDPQEHPLAQGHAHFVDRLTQLFPRERAAIQRFSDDVRATCDRFPLYYLRYAEHNEWEDPALQVNARDHIASLTRDPALRAVLGAPNVLHAGRGDRTPFYMHALVLNTYIESAWRCVDGGSQLAKLLAREARAHGAVILPRKRVTRLDTDAMGVSAVHTADGDRFTARHVVADVHPAAVLDMIHGDGVRPAYRNRVKVMDNTIGTFCVHLALRPGAFPYHDHNHYHFADHDVWAPMDPASGGQRGQFMLFTPLMHGGGGTVDAVSIMTFMPYAAVARWAGTRSTVAEPGARDADYEAFKRRAAEEVLEHVHRRYPALRDIITGRWTTTPLTFRDYIGCPEGTTYGIQKEASAPMRTYLSPRTKVPNLFLTGQNINLHGILGVTVSSVVTSAELVGKRYLVEKIQRETGGGEVVVKG; via the coding sequence ATGAGCAGCGATCGCTCCTTCGATGTGCTGGTGATCGGCGCCGGGCTCGGCGGGCTTGAATGTGCCGTGATCCTGGCGCGCGAAGGCCTGAGCGTGTGCGTGCTGGAACAGAACAGCCAGCTCGGCGGCAGCCTGCAGGTGTTCAGCCGGGAGAAGCGGCTCTTCGACACCGGGGTGCACTACCTCGGCGGTCTGCTGCCCGGCCAGAACCTCGACCGCTACTTCCGCTACCTCGGCATCCGCGACGGCCTGAAGCTGCACCGCATGGACGTGGACGGCTTCGACCGCATCACGTTCGGCGACGATCCACAGGAACACCCCCTCGCACAGGGCCATGCGCATTTCGTGGATCGGCTGACGCAGCTCTTCCCGCGTGAACGAGCCGCCATCCAACGCTTCAGTGATGATGTGCGCGCCACCTGCGATCGCTTCCCCCTCTACTACCTGCGCTATGCCGAGCACAACGAATGGGAGGATCCGGCCCTCCAGGTGAACGCCCGCGACCACATCGCCTCGTTGACCCGCGATCCCGCGCTGCGTGCCGTGCTCGGTGCGCCCAACGTACTGCACGCCGGCCGTGGCGACCGCACGCCCTTCTACATGCACGCGCTGGTGCTGAACACCTACATCGAGAGCGCCTGGCGATGCGTGGACGGCGGATCGCAGCTCGCCAAGCTGCTCGCCCGCGAGGCCCGTGCCCACGGTGCGGTGATCCTGCCCCGCAAGCGCGTCACCCGGCTGGACACCGACGCGATGGGCGTCAGCGCCGTGCATACCGCGGATGGCGATCGGTTCACCGCCCGACATGTGGTGGCCGACGTGCATCCGGCCGCGGTGCTGGACATGATCCACGGCGACGGCGTGCGCCCCGCCTACCGCAACCGCGTCAAGGTGATGGACAACACCATCGGCACCTTTTGCGTGCATCTGGCGCTGCGGCCCGGTGCGTTCCCGTACCACGACCACAACCACTACCACTTCGCCGACCACGACGTGTGGGCCCCGATGGATCCCGCATCCGGCGGCCAGCGCGGGCAGTTCATGCTGTTCACGCCGCTCATGCACGGCGGTGGGGGCACGGTGGACGCCGTCTCGATCATGACCTTCATGCCCTATGCGGCGGTGGCTCGCTGGGCAGGCACTCGCAGCACCGTGGCCGAACCCGGCGCACGCGATGCCGACTACGAGGCGTTCAAGCGCCGCGCCGCGGAGGAGGTGCTGGAGCACGTGCATCGGCGGTACCCCGCCTTGCGTGACATCATCACCGGCCGCTGGACCACCACCCCGCTCACCTTCCGCGACTACATCGGCTGCCCGGAAGGGACCACCTATGGGATCCAGAAGGAGGCGAGCGCGCCGATGCGCACCTACCTCTCGCCCCGGACCAAGGTGCCCAACCTCTTCCTCACCGGGCAGAACATCAACCTGCACGGCATCCTGGGCGTCACCGTCAGCAGCGTGGTCACCAGCGCGGAACTGGTGGGCAAGCGCTACCTGGTGGAGAAGATCCAGCGCGAGACCGGCGGGGGGGAGGTGGTGGTGAAGGGGTGA